The genomic DNA GTTTGACGGATATCGCCGGTCACGCCGTAGCGACGTGCACGATTCAGCAGCGCGCCGTCAGCGGCACCGACACCTGTGACAACCAGCGCATTGGGGTTGCCACCCAGTGCGGCGATGCCTTCGGCCTCTGGGTTGGTATCAACAAGGTTGCTGGTGCCGGGTGTAGGCGCGGGCAGAGTATTGTAACTGTCTGGCGCTTGCAGCGGCTTGGTCGGCAGCACAGTGAATTCGTCCGGGCCATTCCCGGTCTTCTTGATCTTGGTCAGTTGGACATCACGGCCACCCCGACCACAGGCTGACAAAGCCAGTGCTACGGCCACTACTAAGATCACGCTGCGCGATAGGATCATCGTGCCTCTCCCGAACAATTTGTCAGTGGTTTACCGTAAAGCCGGGTAAACGTCACGAGGGCTTTTTCTCTGGCGGCTTTTTCGTGGGCGAGAACAGGACCATGCCCACGGCACCGGCGAAAACCGCGATATCGGCGACATTGAACGCATAAGGGTTGTTGAAGCCACAGCAGCTGAGGTTGAGAAAATCCGCGACCGCGCCATAAAGTATCCGGTCGATTACATTGCCGAGCGCACCGCCCACCAGAAGCCCGGCGGCGATTTTTTGCCACTTGCCGCCCGGCTCATGGTGGACCCACCACAAAACAGCGCCAGAAATCACCAGCGCCACCGCGACGAGGGCCCAGCGGACGATAGCGGTATCACCTGCGAGCAGGCCGAAATTGATACCATAATTCCATGCCATCCGCAGATTGACGAATGGCGGCCAGACGTCAATCGTGCCCAAGGTCCGCAGACTCATGGCATGTACCACGATGTATTTTGTGATCTGATCAATCAGGAAGGTCCAGAAACCGACCCAGAATACCAATTTCATCGCCTGCACCTCATGCGTGCGCCACCGGGGCGCTTTTTTTGGCCTTGTGGCACGAACGTGCGGGACACAGAAGCAAAACCGCCCGGTTAATGTCGGAAATGCCGCATTCCGGTCAGCACCATTGCCAGTCCAGCCTCGTCTGCGGCAGCGATTACATCGTCGTCGCGCATCGAGCCGCCGGGTTGAATCACTGCGGTGGCTCCGGCTTCGGCGGCCGTCAACAGCCCGTCAGAGAAGGGAAAAAACGCGTCCGACGCCACAACAGACCCTTGAGTGAGTGGCGCTGGTAATCCCATTGCTTCGGCCATGTCCTGCGATTTGCGCGCGGCAATGCGGCAGCTGTCTACCCGGCTCATCTGGCCTGCGCCGACACCAACGGTGGCGCCGTCCTTGACGTAGACGATCGCGTTGGATTTGACGTGTTTGGCGACACGCCATGCGAACAGCATATCGGCCATTTCGGCATCCGAGGGCGCGCGTTTGGTCACAACGCGCAGTTCATCTGCCGTGACATGACCGTTGTCCTTGTCCTGAAAGAGATAGCCGCCTGAAACCTGCCGAATCGTTTGGGCTGCCGCGCGGGGATCGGCCATCGCTTCTGTGACGAGCAGTCTGAGATTCTTCTTTTTTGCAAAAATACTCTTTGCGTCTTCGTCTGCTCCGGGCGCGATGACAACTTCGGTGAAAATCCCAGCGATTTCCTCGGCAGTGGCCCCGTCGAGCGGTTGATTAAGCGCGATGATCCCGCCAAAGGCCGACGTACGGTCACAGTCAAAGGCGCGCTGGTACGCTTCTTTCAGCGTCCTGGCGCGGGCAACACCGCAAGGGTTCGCGTGTTTGATGATCGCGCAGGCCGGGCCGTCAGCGGCGGCAAACTCGCTGGCCAATTCAAACGCTGCATCGGTGTCGTTGATGTTATTGTAGCTTAGTTCCTTGCCCTGCAACTGTTGGGCGGTTGCGACACCGGGGCGGGCAGAGCCGTCTGTATAGAACGCGGCCTGTTGGTGCGGGTTCTCGCCATAACGCAATGCTTGTGCCAGCGTACCGGCAACGGCGCGACGACGCGGGGCATTGTCACCCTGTTGTGCCGCCATCCAGCCCGACACGGCGGCATCATAGGCACCGGTGCGCGAATAGGCAGTCATCGCCATGCGCTGCCGGAATTCCAGCGTCGTTGCGCCATCGTTTGCGGCCATCTCTTCCAGCAGGGCGTCGTAATCCTCGACATCCACGATGGTGGTGACAAAGCCGTGGTTCTTGGCAGCGGCGCGAGATCATCGCCGGGCCGCCGATGTCGATATTTTCTATACAGGTGTCATAATCTGCACCGGCTGCGACGGTCGCCTCGAACGGGTAGAGGTTGACCACCAGCAGATCAATCGCGCCAATGCCGTGCTCATCCATCGCGGCCACATGCGCATCATTGTCACGCAGTGCCAGCAGGCCACCGTGCACCATCGGATGCAGGGTCTTTACCCGGCCATCCATCATCTCGGGGAACCCGGTCACATCTGCCACGTCGCGTACGTCCAGCCCTGCATCGCGCAATGCCTTGGCGCTGCCGCCGGTGCTGAGCAATTCGACGCCTTGGCCCGCAAGTGCGCGGCCCAGATCAATAAGGCCGGTTTTGTCAGAGACGGACAGCAGGGCGCGGCGGATAGCGGTGGTTTGGGTCATGGGGTAGCAGGTCCTCAGGCTCGTTACATTGCGCCGCCTCAGTCCTCGTCTTCGGCATAGGATGCCCCGTCCGCGAGGTCGCGGATGCTGATTGGGGTGTCTTGTGCCTTGGCCAGAGACCAGCGGATGCGTGTCGCATACTCCATCGCGTGACCAGATAGAACGATCTGTTTGGTCGCACGTGGCTTTAACCGGCCTTTTTCCAGATAAACGCTGGGTTCCAGCGTGATCTGGGCGCGCGCATCATGGCGAAAGACCCAGATTTCCCCCGAACGCAACGCGATCGACACGGCTTGACCGCCCATGTCCAGCGCGGCGTCAGCATCGGGGTGCAGATGAAAATGTATCTGGTACTTGATCCCCGCCAGCCGGGTGGCATCCAGCGCTTTGTCAAAGCGGCGCTTGTCTGCGTCTTCGAGTGACAGCAGCATTTCCTCGCCTGCGATTCCGCGCCCGTCGAACGTCATCTCGATGGTACGCGCGTGCATCAGACCAAAGCGTGAGAGGTAGCCATCATGCCCCCCCTCAAACCGCAAGCCGTCGGAGGCATGACTGAGCTGGATCGGCACGTTTTTCGGACCGCCCACAAGCCATTCTTCCTGTGCGCCAGCGGGACCCAGCCGCGCGCTGGATTCGGCGGCAATTACCAATGTGGAATGCGATGGTGTGGCGCGCCCGGCGCGGCGCCAGTCAGCGCCAAATGTTTCGCCAGAACCGCAGTTGACGATTAACGGCCGCCGCCCCGATGTCAGTTCGAACGCGAGGGTAGAGGCGTGGGCATTGGGGGAGGCGGCACCGCTGGGTGGCGGGCTCGCGTCGATGATGACAGACGTTCGCCCCGCGCTGAGGCGCGCATACCCCATCGAAAGACCATCCGGCGCGCGCCCTTTGATGCCACTGTTGGCCAGTGCATTGTCCAGCCGTCCCTCTAGCCCCCGACCGCCGCCGTGAAACCGGGCCAGCCCGCCATCGGCGTGGCGCAGCGTGCGCAGCGTCGGCGCGATGCGCTCGATCGCCAGCCAGTGCGAATCACCGGGGCTGCGTCCGGCTTCGCTGAGGGCGGTCGCGGCCCAAGTGAGTAGGGTGAAAACTTCGAGCAACTCTTCGGGGTTGCGGGTTGGTAGTAGCCCGTCGCCAGAGATGCGCGCGTCGCATTCGCGTGATAGCGCGCGGGTTGCATGACCGACATTGTCCTGCATTCCTTCTAGCGCCAGCCCGGCATAGATCAGGCCGGTCAGCGCCTCGAATCGCGGCAGCCCCGGCTGTGCCGCCTCCCAGCGTTTGCCGAGAAAGAGCGTTTGCTGCCCGAGTGAGCGGTAAAATGCATCCGAGGCAGGTTTATCCTGCCCCATCAGCAGGAAAAGCGCGTGATTGATCCAGCGAATCAGCCGACGTCCGGTCAGATCAGGTGTCCAGCCGGGACCGCGCCCGGTGCCATAACGGTCGATCCAGCCCCAGACCCACGCTTGTGCCGTCTGTCGTGCGGCCAGATCGCCCACGGCGGCCAGATCGTCGAGCCATGCGAACCCCTGAAGCTCGGACGCAAACGCATGGTCGGGGCTGTCCAGATCCCAGATCAGCGCCTGAGGTTCTTGCAGCAGATGCCCGGCAAAAAGGAAGTTACCGGCGCAAAGCTGCCGCCCGCGGGCAAAGCTGCCGATGGTGCGTGGTTCCGGCGATGAGATGAATGCAGTCGCAGGACGCGCCCATGTGGCACGCCGTGCCTGCACGCGATTCATCAGACGTGTCCACTTTGCGCCGAGTGTTTCGGATGCTGCCATTGCCTCGCCTCTGGGGACGCTCTTGGCGGCGCCACTGTCGGCAATATACCGCGCAGCCGCCGCCAAGTCACCGACCAATTGAAGGTCGGGCGGTCAGCCGCGCAGCAGGGCCATGTAAAATCCATCCATGCCACCCAGATCCGCCCAGTAATCCGGGCGCAGCCGCAGCCCGCCTTCTTCGGTGATCCATGCGGGGTCAATGCCCGGACGGTTCAGCGCAGCGCGGTCGGCGCGCAGGTGCGGATGCCGTGCCAGCGCGTTTTCAACCTGACATTCGCCTTCGTCCGGCAGCAAAGAGCAGGTGCAGAACATCAACCGCCCGCCGGGTTTCAGCAGGGTGATGGCGTGGTCAAGCATCGCCTCTTGCAGCGCGATGAGATCACCGATTTCGGCGCCGTCACGGGCATGTGGCAGATCGGCATGTCTGCGGATGGTGCCTGTCGCCGAACAGGGCGCATCCAGCAGGATCGCATCATACGGCCCGCCTTGATGCTCTAGCGCGTCGCCGGTGATGCAGGTGGCGTTGAGGCCGGTGCGCATCAGGTTCTGTTCCACGCGGGTCATGCGCTGCTCTGACAGGTCGAGAGCGGTCACGGTAGCGCCCGCCGCCGAGAGTTGCAGTGTCTTGCCTCCCGGTGCGGCACAGAGGTCCAGCACGGCCTCATTGGGTTGTGCGCTCAGAATTTGCGCTGGCAGGGCGGCGGCGGCATCCTGTACCCACCAGTCGCCGGTGTCGAAACCGGGCAGGGTGCTAACCTGTCCGGGCTGTGTCAGACGAACTGAACCCGTGGGCAGCATCGTGCCGCCCGTTGCATCGGCCACCGACTGCGCGTTAGTGCGGGCAGTCAGGTCGAGTGGGGCACCGGCATAATGCGCGACCTCAAAGCCAGCCACAGCGGTGCTGCCATAGGCCTCGGCCAGAGGTGCGCGCAGCCATTTGGGCAGGTGCGGGACACGCAATGCGGCCCATGCGGCCGGGCCATCAGCCGCAATCTTGCGCAGGACCGCGTTAATCAGCCCCTTCAGTTTGCCATAGCGTTTATGCCCCGCGATCAGGTTCACCGCGTCATTCACGACACCATGGGCATCCCCCCCCATGCACAGTTCAACCGTGCCGAGCCGCAGGATGTTGGATACGTGCAGCGGCGGCGGCTTTCTCAGGTGCTTTTTCAGCAGCCTGTCGGCACGTTCCAACCCGCGGAGGGTATCTGTCGCGAGCCGTTGGGCGCGCGCGCGATCGCCCGGTTCCAGCCGGTCCAGAGCGCCGCTGGCCAGCAATTCCGGCATCAGGCGCCCCTCGCCCATGATCTGATCAAGCAGATAAACGGCATTGGCGCGTGCCGATGGCGGGCTGTCATTGCGTCGGGGGCGTGGTCCGGGGGGCATTGCGTGTCCTTGCCGAGAGGTATCGGGCGCGTATATCAAGGGGGCGAGAGCAGCGAAAGGCCCACCATGACCCAAGATAAACCTGATCTGCCGCCCGAGGCGCAGCGCGCGCTGGCCGAAGCGGAGGCACGCCGCAAGGCCGCAGGAGCGTCGGAATTGCCCAAGGAGCTGGGCGGGCGCAAGGGACCAGAGCCGGTGCGCTATGGCGATTGGGAGCGCAAGGGCATCGCCGTCGATTTCTGACGCCACAGCCGGACCTTGACGCGCCTGCCATGCTGGCGCAACTTGCCGCCACGACAGGGGCGCACGCGTTTCGCGGGCTGAGAAGTACCCTTTGAACCTGACCCGGATCATACTGGCGGAGGAAGTCGTGGGGCATCTTACCCGTGTTTGCCGGAACGGTCCCTGCCACACCTTCGCCACTCGGAGGCGACAATGGACGACATCGGCACGTATCTGACAAAAATGCGCAGCACGGCACCATTGGTGCAGAATATTACGAATTATGTGGCGATGAACATTATGGCGAATGTCATGCTGGCGGCGGGTGCCTCACCCGCCATGGTGCATGCGCGCGAAGAGGCCGGAGAATTTGCGGCGATTGCACAGGCGCTGAGCGTGAATATCGGCACGCTCGACCCCGAATGGGTCAGCGCCATGGAAGAGGCTGCAGGCGTCATGGCGGCTGCGGGCAAACCCTGGGTTCTGGACCCGGTCGCAATCGGGGCGACGACGTTGCGCCAGGACGCGGGTGCGCGGCTTCTGGCGCTGAAGCCAACAGTCATTCGCGGCAACGCGTCCGAGATTATGGCGCTGGCAGGGGCAGATGCTGCCGGTCGCGGCGCGGATGCAGCCGATGCAGTCAGCGCGGCAGAGGCCGCGGCGCGCGATCTGGCTGGACGTACAGGGGGCGTGGCGGCTGTGACAGGTCCGGTTGATTACGTGACTGACGGTTCTGAGGGTTGGCGCATAGCCAATGGTGCGCCAGTCATGCCGCAAGTCACGGCGCTGGGCTGTTCGCTGACCGGGATCGTGGCCGCCTTTGCCGTGGATCAGCCTGCGCTGGCCGCGACGGTTGCGGCGCTGGCCTATTACGGGCTGGCCGGAGAGCAGGCTGTCGGGCTAAGCACAGGGCCGGGCAGCTTTCAGCCTGCCTTTCTCGATGCGCTGGCGGCAATGACGCCAGAGACCCTGACAGCGGGTGCCAGGGTGACACGGGCATGATGAATGGCATCTATTTCGTCACGGATGCGGACGCGACAGAACCGGTTCACGCGCAGGCGCTGGCCGCTGCGCGTGCCGGGGTGCGCTGGATTCAGCTACGGGACAAAACCGCCGACAATGCGGCGATGATCGCGCTGGCGCGTGACCTGCGCCGTGTGCTGCGGCCTCTTGGAACACGGCTGATCGTCAATGATCGCATTGAGGTCGCTGTAGCGGCGCGGGCGGACGGGCTGCATATCGGTCAGAGCGATGGTGATCCGCAGGCGGCGCGAGCACAGATCGGGCCGGATATGATTCTGGGTCTGTCTGTCGAAGATGCGAGTCAACTAGACTCTATTCCAGCGGGATGCGTCGATTATCTGGGTGTCGGGCCGATCCGCGCATCAGCCAGCAAGGCCGACCATGCGGCCCCGATCGGGTTCGAGGGATTGCGTGCTGCGGTGGCGCAAACAGACCTGCCGGTGGTGGCGATCGGCGGTTTGGTTGCTGATGACGCTGCGGTCGTAAGGGGCGCAGGTGCATGTGGTATGGCGGTTGTATCGGCCATCTCTCGTGCGCCGAGCATGGCCGACGCTGCAGGGTCGCTGGTGGCAGCATGGAGGCAGGTATAATCCCCATCGTCTCGCACGAACCGATCCGCCGGGTGGGAAATGGGCACGGGCCGACGCTGCATTTTACGGCGTCGTGGAACGAACCGGACTAATACGATCAGCCCGCAGCGAGGCCGGTTTACTTCTGGCCTGTGTTCATCGACGTTGTGCACGTAGCGGGCGAATATAGAGGACAGACCCATGACGACATTGCCCGATTTTCGGCTGGAAACGCATTTTGCCAAGTGGGAGTTCAATGCCCGCTATCATCTGACCGCCTCGGACGCCGAGAGCATCACGCTGAGCGAACTACTGGCGATGGCAGAGCCTGAAGATCGCGCTGATTTCGAAAATATGTGGCTCGGTTACACCGAAACTTGGGGCGCGCCCGATTTGCGGGCCGAAATTGCGGGTACATTTGCCGGGCGCAATGCGGATGACATCCTGTGTTTCGCTGGGGCGAGTGAGGGGATTTTTGCGGCTAATACGGTCCTGCTGGAAAAGGATGATCACGCCATCGTGGTCACGCCGAACTATCAGTCGCACGAGACGATGCCGCTGGCGATTTGTGACGCGACAGGTGTGCCGCTGGACCCCGCCGACAACTGGTCGCTGGATATTGACCGCGTGCGCGATGCGATCCGACCCAATACCCGGCTGGTTACGATCAATTTTCCGCATAATCCCACAGGGGCGATCCTGCCGTTGGACCGCTATCGGGCGCTGATTGAGCTGTGTCGCAAACATGGCATCTGGATCCTGCATGATGAGATTTTTCATGGGCTGGGGCCGAGCGGGGCGACACATCTGCCGTTTGTTGCGGATGAGTATGAGCGCGGTCTGTCGCTGGGGGTGATGTCGAAGTCCTACGGGTTGCCGGGGCTGCGCATTGGCTGGATCGCCTGTCAGGACCACGAAGTTCTGGCGCGGATGGAGCGGCTAAAGCACTATCTGTCGATCTGTAATTCGGGTCCAAGTGAACGATTGGCGCGCATCGCGTTAACGGTTCGCGACCAGTTACTGGCGCGCAACTGCGCCATCGTGGACGAGAACCTGCCAAAGTGGGAG from Roseovarius pelagicus includes the following:
- a CDS encoding DUF1674 domain-containing protein, encoding MTQDKPDLPPEAQRALAEAEARRKAAGASELPKELGGRKGPEPVRYGDWERKGIAVDF
- a CDS encoding DUF3035 domain-containing protein, with product MILSRSVILVVAVALALSACGRGGRDVQLTKIKKTGNGPDEFTVLPTKPLQAPDSYNTLPAPTPGTSNLVDTNPEAEGIAALGGNPNALVVTGVGAADGALLNRARRYGVTGDIRQTLASEDLDVRRRHGRVNILNIGPNDDYTDAYKRQWLDSQAEQRRLRSMGVAVPSAPPPS
- the thiE gene encoding thiamine phosphate synthase, whose product is MMNGIYFVTDADATEPVHAQALAAARAGVRWIQLRDKTADNAAMIALARDLRRVLRPLGTRLIVNDRIEVAVAARADGLHIGQSDGDPQAARAQIGPDMILGLSVEDASQLDSIPAGCVDYLGVGPIRASASKADHAAPIGFEGLRAAVAQTDLPVVAIGGLVADDAAVVRGAGACGMAVVSAISRAPSMADAAGSLVAAWRQV
- the thiM gene encoding hydroxyethylthiazole kinase, yielding MDDIGTYLTKMRSTAPLVQNITNYVAMNIMANVMLAAGASPAMVHAREEAGEFAAIAQALSVNIGTLDPEWVSAMEEAAGVMAAAGKPWVLDPVAIGATTLRQDAGARLLALKPTVIRGNASEIMALAGADAAGRGADAADAVSAAEAAARDLAGRTGGVAAVTGPVDYVTDGSEGWRIANGAPVMPQVTALGCSLTGIVAAFAVDQPALAATVAALAYYGLAGEQAVGLSTGPGSFQPAFLDALAAMTPETLTAGARVTRA
- a CDS encoding pyridoxal phosphate-dependent aminotransferase, translated to MTTLPDFRLETHFAKWEFNARYHLTASDAESITLSELLAMAEPEDRADFENMWLGYTETWGAPDLRAEIAGTFAGRNADDILCFAGASEGIFAANTVLLEKDDHAIVVTPNYQSHETMPLAICDATGVPLDPADNWSLDIDRVRDAIRPNTRLVTINFPHNPTGAILPLDRYRALIELCRKHGIWILHDEIFHGLGPSGATHLPFVADEYERGLSLGVMSKSYGLPGLRIGWIACQDHEVLARMERLKHYLSICNSGPSERLARIALTVRDQLLARNCAIVDENLPKWEAFFARYPDLFEFTRPDGSCMGYPRYLGADGVEAFARSLVEDSGVLVLPSTIYRSDLGATPDDRFRIGFGRTGLDDGLAALEAHIKRNRQ
- a CDS encoding RsmB/NOP family class I SAM-dependent RNA methyltransferase — translated: MLPTGSVRLTQPGQVSTLPGFDTGDWWVQDAAAALPAQILSAQPNEAVLDLCAAPGGKTLQLSAAGATVTALDLSEQRMTRVEQNLMRTGLNATCITGDALEHQGGPYDAILLDAPCSATGTIRRHADLPHARDGAEIGDLIALQEAMLDHAITLLKPGGRLMFCTCSLLPDEGECQVENALARHPHLRADRAALNRPGIDPAWITEEGGLRLRPDYWADLGGMDGFYMALLRG
- a CDS encoding heparinase II/III family protein, translated to MAASETLGAKWTRLMNRVQARRATWARPATAFISSPEPRTIGSFARGRQLCAGNFLFAGHLLQEPQALIWDLDSPDHAFASELQGFAWLDDLAAVGDLAARQTAQAWVWGWIDRYGTGRGPGWTPDLTGRRLIRWINHALFLLMGQDKPASDAFYRSLGQQTLFLGKRWEAAQPGLPRFEALTGLIYAGLALEGMQDNVGHATRALSRECDARISGDGLLPTRNPEELLEVFTLLTWAATALSEAGRSPGDSHWLAIERIAPTLRTLRHADGGLARFHGGGRGLEGRLDNALANSGIKGRAPDGLSMGYARLSAGRTSVIIDASPPPSGAASPNAHASTLAFELTSGRRPLIVNCGSGETFGADWRRAGRATPSHSTLVIAAESSARLGPAGAQEEWLVGGPKNVPIQLSHASDGLRFEGGHDGYLSRFGLMHARTIEMTFDGRGIAGEEMLLSLEDADKRRFDKALDATRLAGIKYQIHFHLHPDADAALDMGGQAVSIALRSGEIWVFRHDARAQITLEPSVYLEKGRLKPRATKQIVLSGHAMEYATRIRWSLAKAQDTPISIRDLADGASYAEDED
- the lspA gene encoding signal peptidase II, whose translation is MKLVFWVGFWTFLIDQITKYIVVHAMSLRTLGTIDVWPPFVNLRMAWNYGINFGLLAGDTAIVRWALVAVALVISGAVLWWVHHEPGGKWQKIAAGLLVGGALGNVIDRILYGAVADFLNLSCCGFNNPYAFNVADIAVFAGAVGMVLFSPTKKPPEKKPS